Proteins from one Oncorhynchus masou masou isolate Uvic2021 chromosome 12, UVic_Omas_1.1, whole genome shotgun sequence genomic window:
- the mrps21 gene encoding 28S ribosomal protein S21, mitochondrial, translating to MANHLRFVARTVMVQEGNIDAAYKALNRVLSVDGIIETVKRKRYYEKPCRRRQRENYENCKRIYHSEMARKISFISRTQRQDPWVGS from the exons ATGGCGAACCACCTTCGTTTCGTTGCTCGGACGGTGATGGTCCAAGAGGGCAATATCGATGCAGCTTACAAGGCTCTAAATAG AGTGCTGTCTGTGGATGGAATTATCGAAACGGTGAAACGAAAGCGCTACTATGAGAAGCCCTGTCGGCGCAGGCAGCGAGAGAACTATGAGAACTGCAAGAGGATCTATCATTCTGAAATGGCCAGGAAGATCTCCTTCATCTCCCGGACGCAGAGACAAGACCCCTGGGTCGGCTCCTAG
- the crabp2b gene encoding cellular retinoic acid-binding protein 2b — protein sequence MDRKIADFSGTWKMKASENFEELLKALGVNVFIRKIAVAAASRPAVEITQQGESLSIQTSTSVRTTHVSFTVGQPFNETTVDGRLCTSTPRWETDSKISCEQILQKGEGPKTAWTREVTNDGELILIMSAGDVVCTRVYQRE from the exons ATGGACCGTAAAATTGCAGACTTCTCTGGGACATGGAAAATGAAGGCTTCTGAAAACTTTGAAGAACTCCTGAAAGCACTGG GTGTGAACGTGTTTATCAGGAAGATAGCCGTGGCTGCAGCCTCCAGGCCTGCAGTAGAGATCACCCAGCAGGGAGAGAGCCTCTCCATCCAGACCTCCACCAGCGTACGCACCACCCATGTCTCCTTCACCGTGGGACAGCCCTTCAATGAGACCACAGTGGATGGACGCCTCTGCACG AGTACCCCTCGCTGGGAGACAGATAGCAAGATCAGCTGTGAGCAGATTTTGCAGAAAGGGGAGGGCCCTAAGACTGCCTGGACCCGTGAAGTGACCAATGATGGTGAACTGATTTTG ATAATGAGCGCTGGGGATGTCGTGTGCACCAGAGTGTATCAACGAGAATGA
- the ciarta gene encoding circadian associated repressor of transcription a, whose translation MHLLSMSTKWPSYDSRSSTPSFLLSESDVTEDEADIDVFTSESEGDSSGGGKTCSVPFSLAGGGEAAPRLHWSMAGSGQAECFPHTNIYPSMVASSCSAAFCTKESTEETTQGDLAFAQKCSELQKFIRPLLELLNGLKTGRFERGLSSFQSSVAIDRLQRILGILQKPDMGEKFLRTLLQVEMMLKMWFPHVTPVAATQNPTPSLPPRWHQNQLCMPVKKRKLSWLDSDFPSAAPPSCKRLQCEDNYQEVTSQDFSLLSTDTYSPSCLTVSRRRKGNKRFEISPCSACGSPATQDSRVSSTHLVFHSHQLSLHGHQPQRCHSGPGTVKTQTNITSVGIQRRS comes from the exons ATGCATTTGTTGAGCATGTCCACCAAATGGCCGTCCTACGACTCCCGCTCCTCcacccccagcttcctcctcagcGAGAGCGACGTGACGGAGGACGAGGCAGACATTGATGTCTTCACCTCCGAAAGCGAGGGAGATAGCTCAGGGGGTGGCAAGACCTGCTCAGTACCCTTCTCCCTGGCCGGGGGTGGCGAGGCAGCCCCTAGGTTACACTGGTCCATGGCTGGGAGTGGACAAGCGGAATGCTTTCCCCACACCAACATCTACCCATCCATGGTGGCTTCTTCTTGCAGTGCTGCATTCTGCACAAAGGAAAGCACAGAGGAGACCACACAAGGAGACCTGGCCTTCGCTCAGAAA tGTTCAGAGCTACAAAAGTTTATCAGACCCCTGTTGGAGCTTCTGAATGGACTCAAGACGGGGAGATTTGAGAGAGGTCTTAGCAGTTTCCAGTCGAGCGTTGCCATCGACAGACTACAGAGGATCCTTGGTATTCTTCAGAAACCTGACATGGG AGAGAAATTCCTCCGCACCCTCCTGCAGGTAGAGATGATGCTGAAGATGTGGTTCCCCCATGTGACCCCTGTTGCTGCCACCCAGAACCCCACACCCAGTCTTCCGCCACGATGGCACCAAAATCAGCTGTGTATGCCAGTCAAA AAGCGCAAGCTTAGCTGGTTGGACTCTGATTTCCCCAGTGCCGCCCCACCCAGCTGCAAGCGCCTGCAGTGTGAGGACAACTACCAGGAAGTGACCTCACAAGACTTTAGCCTTTTGAGCACAGACACTTATAGCCCGTCATGTCTGACTGTCAGCAGGAGAAGAAAGGGAAATAAGAGGTTTGAAATTTCACCTTGCTCTGCATGTGGTAGCCCAGCCACACAAGACAGCCGTGTCTCCTCCACCCATCTGGTCTTTCACTCACATCAGCTCTCCCTCCATGGACATCAGCCACAGAGGTGCCACAGCGGGCCTGGCACAGTGAAGACACAGACCAATATTACATCAGTGGGAATCCAAAGGAGGAGTTAA